One window from the genome of Carnobacteriaceae bacterium zg-84 encodes:
- the nrdR gene encoding transcriptional repressor NrdR, translated as MQCPRCKYTGSRVIDSRPAEDNTVIRRRRECEECKHRFTTFERLERTPLLVVKRDGNREDFNREKLLRGLVRSCEKRPVSLEVLEKIVSEVEFEVYNVGESEVSTTEIGELVMDRLAKIDEIAYIRFASVYRQFTDKSRFLQELEELARRLQQ; from the coding sequence ATGCAATGTCCACGTTGTAAATATACAGGTTCTAGAGTAATTGATAGTCGTCCGGCTGAGGATAATACGGTCATTAGACGTCGTAGAGAATGTGAGGAATGTAAACATCGTTTTACAACATTTGAACGACTTGAAAGAACGCCACTACTCGTTGTGAAACGTGATGGGAACCGTGAAGATTTTAATCGTGAAAAATTGTTACGAGGATTGGTACGTTCGTGCGAAAAACGTCCGGTTTCATTGGAAGTTTTGGAAAAAATTGTGAGTGAAGTTGAGTTTGAAGTGTATAATGTTGGTGAAAGTGAAGTATCTACGACTGAAATAGGTGAATTGGTAATGGATAGATTAGCGAAGATTGATGAAATTGCCTATATTCGTTTCGCAAGTGTTTACCGTCAATTTACAGATAAAAGTCGTTTTTTACAAGAATTAGAAGAATTAGCAAGAAGATTACAACAATAA
- a CDS encoding DnaD domain protein: MTYLGKDISPRDYIFIQKLNTITDIDKQVVLSLYQPIIGASATALYLFLVNCPQRIQHKTIFDMLHFGTQILYDARIRLEAIGLLKTYITQVEQQDKYIYEVCTPVSPKTFFSDPVYCGLLVAQVGENQFNVLKDMYMIKSVSTKDYQDISYSFHALFGKQLKVYTSDFHSVIGQEKSQLVLDDKDFDWTFFHQLLQGSYILPTQLTAQVKYAIQGLHHIYGIQPLDMRDYVLQSHDMVTNKIDVDKLYQIVRNAMQNQSKSSTQIEITPLSETAVGHTDKKSALMTLCQNTVPAEFLKHIKHAKNQQNASGLYYQVSQNELKLIERLMTQYGFHQEVVNLLVHYILVVLNHDTLSASYVDKVANDWVKQHITTVEMAMAYLQTREQKRDVPSSKSVRSKKGNVKQIKMTEEEKNALNDEDTPIDDEEWNNILSTLK, from the coding sequence ATGACGTATTTAGGAAAAGATATTAGTCCAAGAGATTATATTTTTATACAAAAATTAAATACTATCACGGATATAGATAAACAAGTTGTGCTATCTTTATATCAACCAATTATTGGAGCATCTGCAACGGCTTTATATTTATTTTTAGTGAATTGCCCACAAAGAATACAGCATAAGACGATTTTTGATATGTTGCATTTTGGTACACAAATACTATATGATGCACGTATTCGTCTAGAAGCTATTGGTTTATTGAAAACGTATATTACTCAAGTAGAGCAGCAAGATAAATATATTTATGAAGTGTGTACACCAGTATCACCAAAAACATTTTTTAGTGACCCGGTTTATTGTGGTTTATTAGTAGCGCAAGTTGGGGAAAATCAATTCAATGTTTTAAAAGATATGTACATGATTAAAAGTGTATCTACAAAGGACTATCAGGATATTTCATATTCTTTTCATGCACTATTTGGTAAACAGTTAAAGGTGTATACAAGTGATTTTCATAGTGTGATTGGTCAGGAGAAATCACAACTCGTTTTAGATGACAAAGATTTTGATTGGACATTTTTTCATCAATTATTACAAGGGTCATATATTTTACCAACACAATTAACAGCTCAAGTCAAATATGCTATTCAAGGATTACATCATATTTATGGCATTCAGCCACTTGATATGAGAGATTATGTTTTACAATCTCATGATATGGTAACAAACAAGATTGATGTTGATAAATTATATCAAATAGTTAGAAATGCGATGCAAAACCAATCAAAGAGTAGCACTCAAATAGAAATAACACCTTTAAGTGAAACTGCCGTGGGGCATACGGATAAAAAAAGTGCGTTGATGACTTTGTGTCAAAATACGGTTCCGGCTGAGTTTTTAAAACACATTAAACATGCAAAGAATCAGCAAAATGCGTCAGGATTATATTATCAAGTATCTCAAAATGAATTAAAACTTATTGAACGGTTAATGACACAGTATGGTTTTCATCAAGAGGTTGTTAATTTATTAGTTCATTATATATTAGTTGTTTTAAATCACGATACATTATCTGCTAGTTATGTTGATAAGGTAGCAAATGATTGGGTAAAACAACATATTACAACAGTAGAAATGGCGATGGCTTATTTACAAACAAGAGAACAAAAACGGGATGTACCGTCTTCAAAATCTGTACGTTCAAAAAAAGGCAATGTGAAGCAAATTAAGATGACCGAAGAAGAAAAGAATGCTTTAAATGATGAAGACACGCCGATTGATGATGAAGAGTGGAACAATATTTTATCCACATTGAAATAG
- the dnaI gene encoding primosomal protein DnaI, whose amino-acid sequence MDSIQNHLKKYVYSDKFKQRYNDLIQDIQKDAEIQAFILENKEILSEDILQNSYAKLYEFMKEKQRIKESGYSQNPGFEPKLVMNVGFIDVAYQPTADFLAQEERRELSNRIQTLQMPRNIKNITFASLDKTKARADVLKYFIDFCNEYTQTKNNFIKGAYLYGSYGVGKTYMIGGLANELASRGVSSYLAHFPSLVVELKAAIGDNSVQQKLDVIKKSTILMLDDIGGESMTPWVRDDILMTILDYRMREQLPTFFTSNLSFALLEEHLKGVTIEDERKAKRLMERIKYLSKEINIVGKNRREM is encoded by the coding sequence ATGGATTCTATACAAAATCATTTAAAAAAATATGTTTATTCAGATAAATTCAAACAACGATATAATGATTTAATTCAAGACATTCAAAAAGATGCTGAGATTCAAGCGTTTATTTTAGAAAATAAAGAAATATTATCAGAAGATATTTTACAAAATAGTTATGCTAAATTGTATGAATTTATGAAAGAAAAACAACGCATTAAAGAAAGTGGCTACTCCCAAAATCCAGGTTTTGAACCAAAATTAGTCATGAATGTTGGATTTATTGATGTTGCCTATCAACCGACAGCTGATTTTTTAGCACAAGAAGAAAGACGAGAACTATCGAATCGTATTCAAACATTACAAATGCCTAGAAATATAAAAAATATTACATTTGCATCACTAGACAAAACGAAAGCCCGAGCAGATGTATTAAAATATTTTATTGATTTCTGTAATGAATATACACAAACAAAAAATAACTTTATAAAAGGAGCGTATTTATACGGTTCTTATGGTGTCGGTAAAACGTATATGATTGGTGGTCTGGCTAATGAATTAGCAAGTAGAGGTGTTTCTAGTTATTTAGCACACTTTCCTAGTTTAGTTGTGGAATTAAAAGCAGCGATTGGAGATAATTCTGTCCAACAAAAATTAGATGTCATTAAAAAATCAACGATTTTAATGTTAGACGATATTGGTGGAGAAAGCATGACGCCATGGGTAAGAGATGATATTTTAATGACGATTTTAGATTATCGCATGCGTGAACAATTACCAACATTTTTTACATCAAATCTATCTTTTGCTTTATTAGAGGAACATTTAAAAGGTGTTACCATTGAAGATGAAAGAAAAGCTAAACGCTTAATGGAACGTATTAAATATTTAAGTAAAGAAATCAACATCGTCGGTAAAAATCGCCGCGAGATGTAA
- the cysK gene encoding cysteine synthase A, translated as MTSSLTFIGNTPVYQIDGTNIYAKLEKYNLSGSVKDRAVLGMFEEAVRQGAINENTVLVEATSGNTGISVALIAAIHGIKAVIVMPDSMSIERRTVIKAYGAQLVLTPKELGTKGAIDKAAELVANNENAISLGQFDNPANPNYHYKTTAKEILEQVPNIDLFVAGVGTGGTFTGVTRYLKEEKPEIKAIALEPTDSPAISKGIGGPHKIQGIGTGFIPENFDRSLMDDVLTITNDEAIEEAKNFMRTTGIGIGISSGAALVGAKKVAEQYPDKVIVTVLADGADKYFSVFDYQDVTYLEV; from the coding sequence ATGACATCATCATTAACATTTATAGGGAATACACCCGTTTATCAAATAGACGGAACAAATATTTATGCTAAATTAGAAAAATACAATTTAAGTGGTAGTGTAAAAGACCGTGCTGTATTAGGTATGTTTGAAGAAGCAGTACGTCAAGGTGCTATAAATGAAAACACCGTTTTAGTAGAAGCAACAAGTGGAAATACAGGAATCTCAGTAGCGTTAATTGCAGCGATTCATGGGATAAAAGCCGTTATTGTGATGCCAGATAGTATGAGTATTGAACGTCGTACAGTGATTAAAGCATACGGAGCTCAATTAGTTTTAACACCGAAAGAATTAGGAACAAAAGGTGCTATTGATAAAGCCGCTGAATTAGTGGCAAATAATGAAAATGCTATTTCATTAGGCCAATTTGATAACCCGGCTAATCCAAATTACCATTATAAAACAACAGCAAAAGAAATTTTAGAACAAGTGCCAAATATTGACTTATTTGTTGCAGGAGTTGGAACAGGTGGTACATTTACAGGTGTTACACGTTATTTAAAAGAAGAAAAACCAGAAATCAAAGCCATTGCATTAGAACCAACAGATTCGCCAGCAATTTCTAAAGGAATTGGCGGACCACATAAAATCCAAGGAATTGGAACAGGATTCATTCCTGAAAACTTTGATCGCTCACTTATGGATGATGTTTTAACTATTACAAATGATGAAGCAATCGAAGAAGCAAAAAACTTTATGCGTACAACAGGTATTGGTATCGGTATTTCATCTGGTGCAGCGCTTGTAGGTGCTAAAAAAGTTGCTGAACAATATCCTGATAAAGTGATTGTTACCGTTTTGGCTGATGGAGCAGATAAATATTTCTCTGTTTTTGATTACCAAGATGTAACCTATTTAGAGGTATAA
- a CDS encoding type B 50S ribosomal protein L31, protein MKKDIHPNYQPVVFMDTTTGFKFLSGSTKSSSETVEWEDGNTYPLIRVEISSDSHPFYTGRQKFTQADGRVDKFNKKYGLGQN, encoded by the coding sequence ATGAAAAAAGATATTCATCCAAATTACCAACCAGTTGTATTCATGGATACAACAACAGGTTTCAAATTCTTATCTGGCTCAACAAAATCATCTTCTGAAACTGTTGAGTGGGAAGACGGAAACACATACCCATTGATTCGTGTTGAGATTTCTTCTGATTCTCATCCATTCTATACAGGACGTCAAAAATTCACTCAAGCAGACGGACGTGTGGACAAATTCAACAAAAAATACGGTTTGGGACAAAACTAA
- a CDS encoding dephospho-CoA kinase, translated as MMKVIGLTGGIATGKSTVTNILLARGVPVCDTDKIARKVVEKGTPALQALATAFGTEILTSEKTLNRQVLATIIFQDEQKRHLVNSIVHPYVFEAILNWKKEQTASVVFIDMPLLYEVGYDTQVDSVLVVYIPKEKQLERLMKRNGYTLEEASIRIEAQMPIEEKRVCADDVIDNSGTIEETEKQVIAYLEKQKM; from the coding sequence ATAATGAAAGTCATTGGGTTAACAGGAGGTATTGCGACAGGGAAGTCAACAGTCACTAACATACTTTTGGCACGAGGTGTTCCTGTGTGTGATACGGATAAAATTGCTAGAAAAGTCGTAGAAAAAGGTACACCGGCATTACAAGCATTGGCAACTGCTTTTGGAACAGAAATTTTAACGTCTGAGAAAACACTAAATCGTCAAGTACTAGCGACGATTATTTTTCAAGATGAACAGAAAAGACATCTTGTTAATAGTATTGTTCATCCGTATGTGTTTGAGGCTATTTTAAATTGGAAAAAAGAGCAAACAGCATCGGTTGTCTTTATTGATATGCCTTTATTGTATGAAGTCGGTTATGATACACAAGTGGATTCTGTTTTAGTCGTCTATATACCAAAAGAAAAACAATTAGAACGATTGATGAAGCGAAATGGGTATACGTTAGAGGAGGCATCTATACGGATTGAAGCGCAAATGCCTATCGAGGAAAAAAGAGTATGTGCGGATGATGTGATTGATAATTCTGGAACAATCGAAGAAACAGAAAAACAAGTCATTGCATATTTAGAAAAACAGAAAATGTGA
- a CDS encoding ABC transporter ATP-binding protein, translated as MFYKTSQKFQKVTKIQVLTLLFILIRTALNLLLVVNIQKIIDYIAEKKHTQLNETLIHITIILGFYGIVLFIAQYFLRQLFYIGKLSIIENLYQLTINKPISFFQKYSHRHLVSNITIDSNKISDWYSQGIIIFLTQVIILVTTLCLMSFYHGIITVIIFTTILTCFFIVKMITKKIARLTSDSQHLFADIHKAISESFDGIFHIKQLQKENYFTNYMSHKLTKQKYINQKIAVYFSLYVSISSFVAFVLPMISLLLSVLFILNSQMTLGAAIAMYSLTRLLHEPIRVIADKLNERDIALQTQKNLHHIYSPTPKISYQSLPELKTLNIAIQSFNYNNKSILCDVFFSLNRGDVLIIKGESGVGKTTLSHLIMNTIDTHQLNGTIMWNDILLNEAVIYNRFSSILKTTQDPFIFEGSILENISLGDIFSQEEMDTIIHIVGLEEFVKEKGLSFNLLESGQNISGGQKQRIGLARILIRKPQLLILDEPTSALDKSLSQEIAKKIIHFTKAHHITTIIITHKEEFDMFARKTVQL; from the coding sequence ATGTTCTATAAAACTAGTCAAAAATTTCAAAAAGTTACCAAAATTCAAGTTTTAACGCTACTTTTTATTTTAATACGAACAGCATTGAATTTGCTGCTCGTTGTTAATATTCAAAAAATAATTGATTATATTGCTGAAAAAAAGCATACTCAACTTAATGAAACACTCATTCACATCACTATTATTTTAGGCTTTTACGGCATTGTTTTGTTCATTGCTCAATATTTTCTTAGACAATTATTCTATATTGGTAAATTGTCTATTATAGAAAATCTGTATCAACTTACCATAAATAAACCAATTTCCTTTTTTCAAAAATATTCTCACCGTCATTTAGTATCTAATATTACCATTGATAGTAACAAAATATCGGACTGGTATTCTCAAGGTATTATTATTTTTCTCACACAAGTCATTATATTAGTGACAACGCTTTGTCTAATGAGCTTTTATCACGGTATTATTACAGTGATTATATTCACAACCATTCTTACTTGTTTTTTTATCGTCAAGATGATTACAAAAAAAATAGCACGTTTAACATCCGATAGCCAACATTTATTTGCAGATATTCATAAAGCTATTTCAGAATCTTTTGATGGTATATTTCATATTAAACAACTCCAAAAAGAAAACTACTTTACGAATTACATGTCACATAAACTAACAAAACAAAAATATATTAATCAAAAAATTGCTGTTTATTTTTCACTTTATGTCAGTATATCTTCTTTCGTTGCTTTTGTGTTGCCTATGATTAGTTTATTGCTATCTGTTTTATTTATTCTAAATAGCCAAATGACATTAGGGGCTGCTATTGCTATGTATTCTTTAACTCGATTATTACATGAACCGATACGTGTGATTGCGGATAAATTAAATGAACGAGATATTGCTTTACAAACTCAAAAAAATTTGCATCATATATATTCCCCTACTCCAAAAATATCTTATCAATCATTACCCGAACTAAAAACATTAAACATTGCTATTCAATCATTTAACTATAACAATAAAAGCATTCTTTGCGATGTTTTCTTTTCTTTAAATAGAGGAGATGTTTTAATCATAAAGGGAGAAAGTGGGGTCGGTAAAACAACACTTAGTCATCTCATCATGAACACAATAGATACTCATCAACTGAATGGTACTATCATGTGGAATGATATTTTGCTTAATGAAGCAGTCATATATAATCGATTTTCTAGTATACTAAAAACAACACAAGATCCGTTCATTTTTGAGGGAAGTATTTTAGAAAATATATCATTAGGCGATATATTTTCACAAGAAGAAATGGATACTATTATACATATAGTTGGTCTAGAAGAGTTTGTAAAAGAAAAAGGTTTATCATTTAATCTATTAGAAAGTGGGCAAAATATTAGTGGTGGACAAAAACAACGAATTGGTTTAGCAAGAATTTTAATTAGAAAACCCCAACTACTTATTTTAGATGAACCAACAAGTGCTCTTGATAAATCTTTGAGCCAAGAAATAGCCAAAAAGATTATTCATTTTACAAAAGCACACCACATCACAACCATTATTATTACTCATAAAGAAGAATTTGATATGTTTGCTAGAAAAACAGTACAATTATAG
- a CDS encoding GTP-binding protein, protein MPKQIPVTIVSGFLGAGKTTLINKVLKEEHKEHIAVIINEFGSVGVDHQFVLDVKEDIYQMDNGCLCCTLRNDIPSTLESILSAKEKMGVKVDRILFETTGLADPAPIAHTFINVPFLNENFIVDAVLTVVDAKNFLKETKEQEEPAKQVGFADKIFISKHQLVDSQTYHDVIESVRSINAFAPIQDLSEKEVTLKDMFNLELFYASEEKVLEMEERAKEDECPHCHEHHEHGEHCCHHEHGECCHHDEDCDCHDHEHCHHDEHDCDCDCDHHDEHGHCKHHGEHKHHHRHPHHSGITSFVFEAEKPLNLSKINQWLNELVYYYGEQLYRYKGILNVEGIEHQIIFQGVQMSFDISKGRDWGPTERKSTLVFIGKNLPEKQLRKGFDECTK, encoded by the coding sequence ATGCCGAAACAAATTCCAGTAACCATTGTAAGCGGATTTTTAGGAGCCGGAAAAACAACCTTAATCAATAAAGTATTAAAAGAAGAGCATAAAGAACATATTGCTGTTATTATCAATGAATTTGGATCTGTTGGTGTGGATCATCAATTTGTTTTAGATGTTAAAGAAGATATTTATCAAATGGACAATGGCTGTTTATGCTGTACATTAAGAAACGATATTCCTTCAACTTTAGAATCTATTCTATCTGCAAAAGAAAAAATGGGTGTAAAAGTTGACCGTATTTTATTTGAAACAACAGGGTTAGCAGACCCTGCCCCAATTGCACACACATTTATCAATGTTCCATTTTTAAATGAAAACTTTATTGTAGATGCTGTATTAACTGTTGTTGATGCAAAAAACTTCTTAAAAGAAACAAAAGAACAAGAAGAACCTGCTAAACAAGTTGGCTTTGCTGATAAAATTTTTATTTCAAAACATCAACTTGTTGATTCACAAACATATCATGATGTTATCGAATCAGTTCGTTCTATCAATGCTTTTGCACCGATTCAAGATTTAAGCGAAAAAGAAGTTACCTTAAAAGATATGTTTAATTTAGAACTTTTCTACGCTAGTGAAGAAAAAGTTCTTGAAATGGAAGAACGTGCAAAAGAGGACGAATGCCCTCATTGTCATGAACATCATGAACACGGTGAACACTGCTGCCACCACGAACACGGTGAATGTTGTCATCATGATGAAGACTGCGATTGTCATGACCATGAACATTGTCATCATGACGAACATGATTGTGATTGCGACTGTGATCATCATGACGAACACGGTCATTGCAAACATCACGGTGAACATAAACATCATCATAGACACCCTCATCATAGCGGCATTACGTCCTTTGTATTTGAAGCAGAGAAACCATTAAATTTAAGCAAAATCAATCAATGGTTAAATGAATTAGTATACTATTATGGCGAACAATTATATCGTTATAAAGGTATTTTAAACGTTGAAGGTATTGAACATCAAATTATTTTCCAAGGTGTTCAAATGAGTTTCGATATTTCAAAAGGACGTGATTGGGGACCTACAGAACGTAAATCTACACTTGTCTTTATTGGAAAAAATCTCCCTGAAAAACAGTTACGTAAAGGATTTGATGAGTGCACAAAATAA
- the asnS gene encoding asparagine--tRNA ligase, whose amino-acid sequence MERITMNHAKDFVGQTVEIGAWVTNKRSSGKIAFLQLRDGKTYFQGIVVKQDVGEEVFDIAKNLAQETSVLVTGIVQEDTRSKLGYELLVTGLTVVGESGDYPITPKEHGTDFLMDHRHLWLRSSKQHAVMQIRNEIIRATYEFFNKEGFIKIDPPILTGSSPEGTTELFETDYFDQKAYLSQSGQLYMEAAAMAFGKVFSFGPTFRAEKSKTRRHLIEFWMMEPEMAFTTHEESLVIQERYVAFLVENVLENCQLALHTLERDVEVLKKYTQLPYPRISYDEAITLLNDNGFDDITWGEDFGSPHETFIANHFEKPVFILNYPKGIKPFYMKLHEERDDVVINADMIAPEGYGEIIGGSERNIDYDSLKEKIQEFGLSLEEYGWYLDLRKYGTVPHSGFGLGLERMVTWISGTEHIREASPFPRLLNRLYP is encoded by the coding sequence ATGGAAAGAATTACAATGAATCATGCCAAAGATTTCGTCGGTCAAACCGTTGAAATAGGTGCATGGGTAACGAATAAACGTAGTAGTGGGAAAATAGCGTTTTTACAATTACGTGATGGAAAAACATATTTTCAAGGGATTGTTGTAAAACAAGATGTCGGTGAAGAGGTTTTTGACATCGCAAAAAACTTAGCACAAGAAACATCGGTTTTAGTAACAGGAATTGTCCAAGAAGATACACGCTCAAAATTGGGGTATGAATTATTGGTGACCGGATTAACTGTTGTTGGTGAAAGTGGAGATTACCCAATCACACCGAAAGAGCATGGAACAGATTTCTTAATGGATCATCGCCATTTATGGTTACGTTCAAGTAAACAACACGCTGTGATGCAAATTAGAAATGAAATCATTCGTGCAACATACGAATTTTTCAATAAAGAAGGGTTTATTAAAATTGATCCACCAATTTTAACAGGAAGTTCACCAGAAGGCACAACAGAATTATTTGAAACAGATTATTTTGATCAAAAAGCATATTTATCACAAAGTGGTCAATTATATATGGAAGCTGCAGCTATGGCATTTGGTAAAGTATTCTCATTCGGACCAACATTCCGTGCAGAAAAATCAAAAACACGTCGTCATTTAATTGAATTTTGGATGATGGAACCAGAAATGGCATTTACAACACATGAAGAAAGTTTAGTTATTCAAGAACGCTATGTTGCTTTCTTAGTTGAAAATGTCTTAGAAAATTGTCAGTTAGCTTTACACACATTAGAACGTGATGTAGAAGTATTGAAAAAATATACACAATTACCTTATCCACGTATTTCTTATGATGAAGCTATTACTTTATTAAATGATAATGGTTTTGATGATATCACATGGGGAGAAGATTTTGGTTCACCTCATGAAACATTTATTGCTAATCATTTTGAAAAACCAGTCTTTATTTTAAATTATCCAAAAGGTATTAAACCATTCTACATGAAACTACATGAAGAACGTGACGATGTAGTGATCAATGCAGATATGATTGCTCCAGAAGGATATGGTGAGATTATTGGTGGTAGCGAACGTAATATTGACTATGATAGTTTAAAAGAAAAAATTCAAGAATTTGGTTTAAGTTTAGAAGAATATGGTTGGTACTTAGATTTACGCAAATACGGAACAGTACCACATTCTGGTTTTGGATTAGGTTTAGAGCGTATGGTAACATGGATTAGTGGAACAGAACATATCCGTGAAGCCAGCCCATTCCCAAGATTATTAAATCGTTTATACCCATGA
- a CDS encoding glycosyltransferase family 8 protein yields MSYRAIVFAADNKYTDPLLTAIKSVCVYNQHIKFYILNDDIPKKWFLSVEKHLEPLNCTIQDVKLVDYTLSKFNGPYAHINYVTYFRYMIPEVVEEDRALYLDVDLIVTENLDELFAIDLEHYTIAAVKDWDQQRYTGHFNAGVLLLNLVRCREEKFMEKTIAYTKEHIGQLEVGDQTVLNTLYPDYFVLPQCYNYQIGAEWVGTVERESERQPIIFHYSTHHKPWNSVSYNGIRELWWFYHDLDWSDIKSHWKIKNVDTNTFTQYHQKNHCFILTNTQYIEHIEYLIRSLPNYRFSVAAHTMMSSTLLNLAQYKNAFICPLAIDAKIEDLLNRCSVYLDINHFNEVDNIVQRALHKGKPVITFQCTKHKEDGVYTHIISEHEPEKMVEVLKELEV; encoded by the coding sequence ATGTCGTATCGTGCCATTGTATTCGCAGCAGATAATAAATATACTGATCCATTATTAACAGCAATAAAATCTGTTTGTGTTTATAACCAACATATTAAGTTTTATATTTTAAATGATGATATTCCAAAAAAATGGTTTCTTTCTGTTGAAAAACATCTTGAACCGTTAAATTGTACCATTCAAGATGTTAAATTAGTAGACTATACATTAAGTAAATTTAATGGTCCTTATGCCCATATCAATTATGTGACTTATTTTAGATATATGATACCCGAAGTTGTAGAAGAAGATAGAGCTCTTTATTTGGACGTGGATTTGATTGTCACAGAAAATTTAGATGAGTTGTTTGCGATAGATCTTGAACATTATACTATTGCTGCTGTAAAAGATTGGGATCAACAACGTTATACTGGACATTTTAATGCAGGTGTATTACTCTTAAATTTAGTTAGATGCCGTGAAGAAAAATTCATGGAGAAAACGATAGCTTATACAAAAGAGCATATCGGTCAGTTAGAAGTAGGCGATCAAACGGTATTAAATACATTGTATCCTGATTATTTCGTTTTGCCACAATGTTACAACTATCAAATAGGTGCAGAGTGGGTTGGAACTGTTGAGCGTGAATCAGAAAGACAACCGATTATTTTTCATTATAGTACGCATCATAAACCGTGGAATTCAGTAAGTTACAATGGTATTCGAGAGTTATGGTGGTTCTATCATGATTTAGATTGGTCTGACATAAAATCCCATTGGAAAATAAAAAATGTCGATACAAATACATTCACACAATATCATCAAAAAAATCATTGCTTTATTTTAACGAATACACAATACATTGAGCATATCGAATATTTAATTCGTTCTTTACCAAATTATCGATTTAGTGTAGCTGCTCATACAATGATGTCTTCTACTTTATTAAATTTAGCTCAATATAAAAATGCCTTTATTTGTCCACTTGCGATAGATGCAAAAATAGAAGATCTATTAAATCGATGTTCGGTTTATTTAGATATCAATCATTTTAATGAAGTGGATAATATTGTACAAAGAGCATTACATAAAGGAAAACCAGTTATAACATTCCAGTGTACAAAACATAAAGAGGATGGTGTATACACACATATTATTTCAGAACATGAACCAGAGAAAATGGTAGAAGTGTTAAAAGAGTTGGAAGTATAA
- the cysE gene encoding serine O-acetyltransferase has protein sequence MGFFKQLNNSIERAMTIDPSAKSKWMVLLTYPHIKALNYHYFAHKLYNKKHYLLARLLSKRARRKTGIEIHPGAKIGKGLFIDHGMGVVIGETAIIGDNVLMYHGVTLGGTSLGHEKRHPTIENNVLIGAGAKILGNITIGEHTKIGANAVVKKDVPKFSVVFEPQPTVMTHKDFE, from the coding sequence ATGGGATTTTTTAAACAATTAAACAACAGTATTGAACGTGCAATGACTATTGACCCAAGTGCTAAATCAAAATGGATGGTATTATTAACATATCCACATATAAAAGCATTAAATTACCATTATTTTGCACATAAATTATATAATAAAAAGCATTATCTGTTAGCACGTCTTTTATCAAAAAGAGCAAGACGAAAAACAGGTATTGAAATACATCCGGGTGCAAAGATTGGAAAAGGGTTGTTCATTGATCATGGTATGGGCGTTGTGATTGGTGAAACAGCTATAATTGGTGATAATGTTTTGATGTATCACGGTGTTACATTAGGTGGAACGAGTTTAGGGCATGAAAAAAGACATCCAACGATTGAAAATAATGTATTAATTGGTGCGGGTGCTAAAATTTTAGGAAATATTACTATCGGAGAACACACAAAAATTGGTGCAAATGCGGTTGTAAAAAAAGATGTTCCAAAATTTTCAGTTGTCTTTGAACCACAACCTACTGTTATGACACATAAGGATTTCGAGTAA